In Arcanobacterium canis, the sequence CATGGAAAAGGCTGGCTCGCAGGCGAAGTTCCTCCATTGCTTGCCGTCCTTCCACGATCGCAACACCACAGTGGGAGAGGATATCTACCAGCGCACTGGCCTCGATGGCCTCGAAGTGACCAATGATGTCTTTGAATCTCCGGCGTCGATCGTCTTTGATCAGGCCGAGAACCGTATGCACACGATCAAGGCCGTCATGGTCGCAACGCTGGGGAGCTGACGATGCGAATTGTTGTCGCCCTAGGAGGAAATGCTCTGCTCCGGCGTGGTGATACGCCCGACGCCTCCACCCAGATTGAGCATGTTCGACACGCTGCCGAACAACTAGCCAAGCTTGCTCAAGAACACGATCTCATCGTCACCCATGGCAACGGCCCGCAAGTTGGCGTCCTTGCGCTTGAAAGTGCGAAGGATGAAAGTCTGTCACAGCCCTACCCCTTCGATACTTTGGGTGCGGAAACCCAGGGAATGATCGGTTACTGGCTCCTGCAGGCGTTGCAGAACGAGTTGCCGGGTCGAGAAGTGGCAGCACTCATCAACCAGACGCTCGTTGACGCTGACGATCCGGCATTTGCAAACCCCACGAAGTTCATCGGTGAGGTGTACTCGAAGGACGAAGCGCTAGCGCTGGCAGAGGAACGTGGATGGACAGTCAAGCCCGACGGTGAATATTACCGCCGAGTGGTTGGCTCGCCACTGCCTGTCCAGGTTGTCGAGACGGCCACGATTCGTCGGCTTGTTAACGATGGTGCAGTTGTGGTGTGCGCTGGCGGAGGCGGAATCCCCGTCATCGACGACGGCGGGCGTATCAGCGGTGTTGAAGCTGTGATCGACAAGGATCGCACGGCGTCTGTGCTTGCGCAGGCACTCGGTGCCGATGTGCTCATGATCCTCACCGACGTCGATGGCGTATACGAAAACTACGGAACACCACAGGCACGTGCCTTGACGGAAGCGACGCCAGAACTTTTGCGCACGATGGGCCTGCCTGCAGGCTCGATGGGGCCGAAGGTTGATGCCGCGTGTCAGTTTGTTGAAGCTACCGGCGGAACTGCAGTGATCGGGCGTTTGGAAGACGCAATCGAAAACTTGAACGGTAACGCTGGAACCCGCGTGGTTGCATAGCCGCGCATAACGAAATCCTCACTCAGGGTTTCTCATCGCCTGAGGCGACCATCGGCCACCTCTCGTTTCCTGCTCGAAAGAGCAGCGCACCAACACAACAACAAAAAATAAACATCACAAAGGAGTGAGTACGATGACGAAAATTGTGAACTCGTGGAATGATTTTGATCCACTCAAGCACGTCATTGTTGGCCGTGCAGAGAATTCGATGATCCC encodes:
- the arcC gene encoding carbamate kinase, which translates into the protein MRIVVALGGNALLRRGDTPDASTQIEHVRHAAEQLAKLAQEHDLIVTHGNGPQVGVLALESAKDESLSQPYPFDTLGAETQGMIGYWLLQALQNELPGREVAALINQTLVDADDPAFANPTKFIGEVYSKDEALALAEERGWTVKPDGEYYRRVVGSPLPVQVVETATIRRLVNDGAVVVCAGGGGIPVIDDGGRISGVEAVIDKDRTASVLAQALGADVLMILTDVDGVYENYGTPQARALTEATPELLRTMGLPAGSMGPKVDAACQFVEATGGTAVIGRLEDAIENLNGNAGTRVVA